Proteins from a single region of Kiritimatiellales bacterium:
- a CDS encoding iron-containing alcohol dehydrogenase family protein, with protein sequence MSQWLFKMPVTIHFGSGSLEKLYTYATGRTVLVTDTGLRQFDFLKEIEQKLNPVAVFSEVNPNPTVANVDSLAAVLREIKADAVIAVGGGSVMDCAKAACCLAQTTEPSIRSFHTGGMKFDIAGIPLITIPTTAGTGSEVTPFAVLDDTEKGVKGPIASDFFYPVAAVIDPTLTWSLPKSITAATGLDALSHAMEGYWSKNHQPLCDLMAQEAARLIFINLPKVYANPSDREAREAMSYAAVLAGMAFQLPKNAMVHACSFPLSNRYHMSHGAACAFTLEFALKLNAPAMNGRMEAFAAYCGFDSIDAMAQAIRTLKADGGLPCSLHAVGISKDEIDVLVKESFHPLMNNNPVEITAEHLYQMYTDLAK encoded by the coding sequence ATGAGCCAGTGGTTATTTAAAATGCCGGTGACGATTCATTTTGGAAGCGGTTCGCTGGAAAAGCTTTATACGTACGCTACGGGGCGGACTGTGCTGGTTACAGACACGGGGCTGCGTCAGTTTGATTTTCTAAAGGAGATCGAGCAGAAGCTGAATCCGGTTGCAGTTTTCTCAGAGGTGAACCCGAACCCGACGGTTGCGAATGTAGATTCACTGGCTGCGGTGCTGCGGGAGATTAAGGCGGATGCGGTGATTGCCGTGGGCGGCGGAAGCGTGATGGATTGCGCGAAAGCGGCTTGCTGTCTGGCACAAACGACCGAGCCGAGTATCCGCTCGTTTCACACCGGCGGCATGAAATTTGACATTGCAGGGATTCCTCTGATCACCATTCCCACGACCGCCGGCACAGGATCTGAAGTGACACCGTTTGCGGTTTTGGATGATACGGAAAAGGGGGTAAAAGGGCCGATTGCTTCTGATTTCTTTTATCCGGTTGCAGCGGTGATTGACCCGACACTGACATGGTCGTTACCGAAGTCGATTACCGCAGCAACCGGACTGGACGCACTTTCTCATGCGATGGAGGGTTATTGGTCTAAAAATCATCAGCCATTGTGTGATTTGATGGCGCAGGAAGCCGCGCGGCTGATTTTTATTAATTTGCCAAAAGTGTATGCGAACCCCTCTGATAGAGAAGCCCGTGAGGCGATGAGTTATGCCGCTGTACTCGCCGGAATGGCGTTTCAGCTTCCAAAAAATGCAATGGTGCATGCATGTTCATTTCCGCTTTCGAACCGCTACCATATGTCACATGGAGCAGCCTGTGCATTTACGCTGGAATTTGCATTGAAATTGAATGCGCCGGCAATGAACGGGCGGATGGAGGCATTTGCCGCTTATTGCGGGTTTGATTCGATTGACGCGATGGCACAGGCGATTCGCACGTTAAAAGCGGATGGCGGATTACCTTGTTCGTTACACGCGGTCGGCATTTCGAAGGATGAGATTGATGTGCTGGTCAAGGAAAGTTTTCATCCGCTGATGAATAATAATCCGGTTGAAATTACAGCAGAGCATC